The Desmodus rotundus isolate HL8 chromosome 3, HLdesRot8A.1, whole genome shotgun sequence genome includes a region encoding these proteins:
- the C3H1orf216 gene encoding UPF0500 protein C1orf216 homolog: MFAIQPGLAEGGQFLGGSPPGVCQPEFQPDSNSNFMASARDANENWHGMPDQVEPIPMRISTELPSDKQAFQAPGLPEGEVRSPPEGAEIPRAEPEKMGSAGTVCSPLEDNGYASSSLSIDSPSSSPEPACGTPQGPGPADSLLPSVAQAVQKLQAQERYKEQEKEKHHMHLVMYRRLALLQWIRGLQHQLVDQQARLQESFDTILDNRKELIRCFQQRAAPSRPQDQG, from the coding sequence ATGTTCGCCATCCAGCCAGGGTTGGCTGAGGGGGGCCAGTTCCTGGGAGGCTCTCCTCCTGGAGTTTGTCAGCCTGAGTTCCAACCCGACAGCAACTCCAACTTCATGGCGAGTGCCAGGGACGCCAATGAGAACTGGCATGGGATGCCAGACCAAGTAGAGCCCATCCCGATGAGGATCTCCACCGAGTTGCCTTCTGACAAGCAGGCCTTCCAGGCCCCTGGACTCCCCGAAGGAGAGGTCCGCAGCCCACCAGAGGGGGCAGAGATCCCCAGAGCTGAGCCTGAGAAAATGGGTAGCGCCGGCACAGTCTGCTCCCCTCTGGAGGACAATGGCTATGCCAGCAGCTCCCTAAGCATTGATagccccagcagcagccctgagcctgccTGTGGGACCCCTCAAGGCCCTGGCCCTGCAGATTCCCTTCTGCCCTCAGTGGCCCAGGCTGTGCAAAAGCTGCAGGCTCAAGAGCGTTACAAAGAGCAGGAGAAGGAGAAGCACCACATGCACTTGGTGATGTACCGCCGCCTGGCCCTGCTCCAGTGGATCCGAGGCCTGCAGCACCAGTTGGTTGACCAGCAGGCCCGCCTGCAGGAGAGCTTTGACACCATCCTAGACAACCGAAAGGAGCTTATCCGCTGTTTCCAACAGAGGGCAGCACCATCCAGGCCCCAGGACCAGGGCTAA